Part of the Paeniglutamicibacter sulfureus genome, ATGACATTCAGGCCAGCTTCAGCGGCTGTGTCTGAGATCAATCGAACTTGTGGAGCATCCACATAGTTGATTGCTATGACGAGTTCAACTGCACCTGTCCTAGCGGCCACTTCAGCCATGGACTCAAGACTTCCCATTACCTGAACACCGCGAATCTGAAGATTTGATTTCGCAGGGTCGTCGTCAATTAAGGCGACGGGGCGATAGGTGGTGTTTGGGTCCGTGAGCATGCGTCGCACCAAGGTTTCCCCCAAGTAGCCGGCACCGTAGATAATGGTCGGCAACGCAGCATCGCCTGGACGCAGGTGCCGTTCACTCGCTACGCGCTCCATGTATCTGACACCACACATTAACAAGAGTGCTATCGGAGCACCAATGAGCCCGATGCTGCGTGGTATATCCCAGTCTGTTCCAAATGCGAGCAGCACCATGCTCGCGGCGGATCCAACTAACGCCACTGCATATACGAGCACTCGGATTTCTTCAAAAGTTCCGTAAGTGAATCGCCTGGTGTACAGAGCAAGCAACCAACCCAGGAAGAGGTGTAGAGCGGCTGCACCGAGTCCGGCCAACAGGACCGGAACGAAATTGAATTCAGTCATTCTGAATTCAAAACGGAAAATCGTTGCTAGACATAGGGCAACGATCCATGCCGCTATGTCCATGGCCACGTGTCGATCACGAATCCAATGACCGTTGGGCTTCGGTGGGTTCCAACGCGGCGCGTCCGAAGCTTCAGTCTCTTTCGCGCGCGCTGCATAAGAATCCATCTATTTCCCCCAGAAAAAAGTTGTATGGCCCAGAAAGGCAGGCTTATTCGTCGAGAGAATTAATCCCGTGAACATGCTGACAATATCAACCTCGAACGCCGACCCATAAATATTGCCTCCCTGAAACTAGTTTTAATCATTCCCACGACCACCCGATTGTCGTTGCATCTACCGGCCGCCTTAAGACCACTCACCAGAGTGGACAACGAATTTGCCTGTCATTTCGCGAAACTCTGCCAGAGTAAGTATAGGCATTCTCCTTTGCGTGCGCGTGACAGACATCACCAATATTACGAATCGATATATGGCAGGACAGAGCTCTTGGACGTAATGTGGGGAGGCCGATTCTCCGCATGGGCCAACATATACAGAGCACCTCAGATTCCTCCCGCTAGGCTTGATCCCATGGCAAATCAAAGCTCTGAAGCCGCAGCATCCCAACTGGCAATCCTATTGACACCCCAGGGGTGGGACCTTCTGAACTCAGTTGACCCGTCCGCCGCCGGAACGAAGGAAGCGGCACTGAATCTCAATCTGTCTCTGCGCAAGGACGGACATCCAGTGGAATTGGTGACGGCGGTGGTCCAGCAGGCCCAGCTTCGTTCCAAGGCCCGAACCAAGTTCGGCCCCTTCGCCGACCGCATGGTCTTCACCCCGGCCGGCCTGGAACAGGCAACGCGGCTCAAGCTCGCAGGACTCCATGCCCAGCGCTTCACCCGCGCCGGGATCAAGAAGGTAGCCGACCTGGGTTGCGGCATCGGCGCCGATTCGCTCGCGCTTGCCAGCGCCGAACTCGAGGTGACCGCCGTGGAGATGGACGAAACCACCGCGGCCGCTGCCACCCTGAATCTCATGCCGTGGCCTACCGCCACCGTCGTCAATGCCGACGCGACCACCTTCGATCTGACGGGTTTTGACGGGGTGTGGCTCGACCCGGCGCGGCGCACCACCGATACATCCGGCACCTCGCGGATCTTCGATCCGGAGGCCTTCAGCCCGCCCCTGTCGTTCGTCGAATCGCTGGCCGACCGCGGTCTGGCCGTAGGCGTGAAGATGGGCCCAGGACTGCCACACGACGCGGTGCCGGCCAATTGCGAGGTCCAATGGGTTTCGATAAACGGGGACGTCACGGAGGCCGCACTCTGGTTCGGCCCGCTCGCCCGCCCCGGGATCCGCCGCGCTGCCCTGATCATCGCCGCGCACGGTGCCACCGAGCTGACCAGTCCGGTGGACTTCGATCCGGATGCGGCCCTGCGCGGCGACGTGCCCGTGGGCGAAATCGATTCTTACATTTATGAACCTGACGGCGCCGTGATCCGCGCCGGACTCATTGACGAATTACTCAAGACCAGCGGTGGGCACCTGATCGATCCGCGCATCGCTTATTTCAGCACCGCGGAGCCCGTTGAAACCCCGCTGGCCAAGGCCTACAAGGTTCTTGCCGTCCGGCCCTACCACGTGAAGAACCTCCGAGCTTGGGTCAAGGCCGAAAAGATCGGCGTGCTGGACATCAAGAAACGCGGCATGGATGTCACGCCGGAGGAACTGCGCAAGATCCTGCTGGCAGGGACAGGGCGCGATGCCAAGAACAAGGCGACCCTGATCCTCACCCGGGTCGGCGATCAGCGTTACGCCATTGAGGTCGAGCCCGTGTAGGAGGTGTGTGCGCACGAGCACCCCTTGATCCACAAAACTACCGGCGAGCCCCGACGGTCGCATCAAACGCGCCATTACGCTCGATAGACTGTGCAGTAACAACATATTGGCGTGATTCGCCGCATAAGACATGGAGGCCCGATGCAGATAGATTTCGCATCATCACGCCAGTCCACCCTTGGTGTGGAATGGGAAGTTGCATTGGTGGATCGGCATACCTCCGATCTGCGGTCGGTAGCCGAGGAAGTGCTGGCCGAATTGAACCTCCGCCACGGTTCGCTTGCCATCGACGAGGAACATCCCCATGTGAAGCAGGAGCTGCTCCTGAACACCGTGGAGATCGTTACCGGTGTTTGCGAAACCGTGGCACAGGCCAAGGCCCAACTACACGAGAACCTGGTGGCGGTCCGCGAGGTCACCGATCCGATGGATGTCGACCTGTACTGCGCAGGTTCCCACCCGTTCGCACCTCCGAAGCTGCAGCCGGTCACCGACAAGGACCGCTACGCCAAGATGATCGACCGCACCCAGTGGTGGGGCCAGCAGATGGTGATCTACGGGGTTCACGTGCATGTCGGCCTTGACTCCCGGGCCAAGGCCCTGCCGATCGTTGACGGGCTCATCAACTACCAGGCGCACTTCCAGGCATTGTCTGCTTCCAGCCCCTTCTGGGGTGGGGAAGACACCGGCTATGCCTCGCACCGCGCCTTGATGTTCCAGCAGCTTCCCACCGCCGGCATCCCGTACCACTTCCCGAGCTGGGACCAATACGAGTCATACGTCGCCGACATGTTGCACACCGGCGTCATTGACGACATCTCGGAAATCCGCTGGGATGTGCGCCCGGTCCCGCGCTTCGGGACTGTCGAAATGCGCATCTCCGACGGGCTCTCCTCGCTGCAGGACATCGGTGCCATAGCCGCGCTCACGCAATGCCTCGTGGATGACATGTCCACCACGCTGGACAACGGTGGCACCATCCCCGTCATGCCTCCTTGGTACCGGGTTGAAAACAAGTGGCGCGCCGCCCGCTACGGCATGGAGGCCATCATCATCCTCAACGCCGCCGGGGATGAAATGCTCGTCACCGAGCATTTGCTCCTGGAGCTCGTCCGGCTGGCGCCCGTAGCGGAAAAGCTTGGCTGCAGTGCCGAGCTGGCGGATGTTGAACGCATCATCAAGGGCGGAGCCGGCTACCAGTGGCAGCACAAGATCGCCTCCGCCCACAACGGCAACCTGCGTGAAGTCGTCAAGGACAACGTACGCCGTATGCACCTGGCCTAAGGCAAAGCAATAGGGCACCTAAGCGAAAGGGTGGATGGGACCATTCCCATCCACCCTTTCGCATTCCCGGCCGTTTCTAGTTGGCCAATGAAATCAAACTCACCGGTTGCCCGGAGTCCGTGGAGAATCCCAGCCCGGTCGGCAGGACCTGGTCCGCAACCAGCTGGGCGCCTAGGGCCGCGACCATGGCGCCGTTGTCGGTGCACAGGTTACGCGGTGGCACACGCAGGGCGATCCCAGCCGAGGCACAGCGCACAGCCAGCAGCTCGCGCAATCGCGAATTGGCAGCCACCCCGCCGCCCAGTAAAAGGTTCGTCAATCCGTGTTCCTGACAGGCACGAACCGCCTTGGACGTGATCACGTCCACCACGGCTTCCTGGAAGCTCGCGGCAATGTCGGCGACCGGAACCTCCTCGCCGCGCTTTTGGTACTGCTCGACGCAGCGTGCAACGGCTGTCTTCAGTCCGGAGAAGGAAAAGTCATGGCGGTGCTTTCCCGGCTCTTCTTCCGTTCCAATGAACTTGGGCAACGTCAGACCGCGCGGAAAGCGGATGGCCTTCGGGTCGCCTTCCTTGGCAATCCGCTCAATGACCGGTCCGCCCGGGTATCCCAGTCCCAGCAGTCGGGCGACCTTGTCGTAGGCCTCCCCTGCTGCGTCGTCGATGGTTGCACCCAGCAGGCGCACGTCAGAAGTCAGTGAATTGACCTGCAGGATTTCGGTGTGGCCGCCGGACACCAGCAGCGCACCGAGGTTTTCGGGCAGCTTCCCCCCATCAAGAATGCCGACTCCCACATGCGCGACCAGGTGGTTGATTCCATAGAGGGGTTTGCCCGTGGCCAGGGCCAGTGCCTTGGCCGCCGAGACTCCTACCATCAATGCTCCGGATAATCCCGGGCCGCTGGTCACCGCTATCGCGTCGATCTCGTCCAGGGTCACACCGGCTTCCTTCAGCGCGGAATCGAGCGTCGGGACAAAGGCATCAAGGTGCGCCCGGGAAGCAATTTCCGGAATGACACCACCGAAGCGCACGTGTTCCTCCATGGAGGAGGCCACTGCATTGACCAAGAGGTCGGTTCCACGCACGATACCCACCCCGGTTTCATCACAGGAGGATTCAATGCCAATAACAAGCGGTGCAGAAAGGGACATAAGACCAATTTTAGGTGTCTCACCCCGGTTTGGGCGAAGCGGGTCAATTGGATGGCTGGAAGACCGGCGGGCTTACCCGCAGTTCCCCCTTAAGATTCGCTCAATTAGCCAGGATCAGCACCTTGCGCATGATCACCGCATCGACGCCGTCGCGGTAGTAACGGGGCCTGCGGTGGATGGCGTCGAAGCCGTGTCGCTCGTAGAGACCACGGGCTCGGGGGTTGTCCGCGCGGACCTCCAACAAGAGGTCTGTGGCGCTGCGCTCGATCGCCGTATCGATCATCAGACGCAAAAGGTACGTGCCGATCCCCCGGCCCTCGTAATCCGGGGCCACGGCAATGGTCTGCACATCGGCCAGTGGCAGGACGCACATCAGTCCGCAATAGGCAACGATCTTCCCTGCATCCTGCACCACCCAATAATTCCGGGTTGCTGTCTGCTCCAGCTCGCCGACAAACATGTCCTGCGGCCAGGCGTCTATCGGGAAAAGTGCCTTCTCCATTTCCCAGACCTCGGCCACATCAGCCATGACCATGGCCCGGGTCTCCAAGCCCGCCGGAGTGGGGAATGCTTCTTTCGGGTTCACAGCAGTTTCCCCTTCATGACCGCGGGGACCTTTGCATCGGACTCGCGCAGGTAAAGCGGTTCGGTCCCCAGAAGCGTTTCTCCGGCGGACAGGATGCGAAGGGCACGGGTGCCCAGTGGCACTGCACCGGGGTGGGCGTGCTCGAATCCGGGGACGACATCCGCTCCCACGGTTGCCAGGCGCTCGGCATAAAGTCCTGCGCCGGCCCCGTACACCGGACTAGCAGGAAGTTCCTCGGCGACGCTCACGTGCGGTCCCTCAAGCAGGACCCCGGTCTTGTCATAGCGCGCCCAGTACAGTTCCTTGCGCCGAGCATCAATGGCAACGGTGAAGTTGTCTGACGGCTCCTGCGCCACGGCATCCAGGGCAATGGCGTCCAGACTCATCACTCCGTGGACAGGGATCCCCCATACAAAGCCCAGCGTCCGGGCGGTGGCCAGCCCCACGCGCAGCCCGGTGAAGGGTCCGGGTCCAACACCTACGGCAATAGCTTCCGGTGTTCGGCCGCCGGCCTGATCGAGCAGGGACTCGATGGCGGGGGCCAATACCTCGGAGTGGTCGTTGCCCACGTTTGAGGTGAAGGAGCCCAACACCTCTACGGTGTCGCCCTCGGATTCCAGCAAGGCTGCGGAGGCGTTCGCCGAAGTGTCAATGGCCAATAGAAGCATGTGTGCGGTTCCCCTGTTGTTCTAGCGGTCGAAGTCGGTCAGTAACGTGGCAAGCCCGGGATCGTTCTCCCAGCGCGGGCCATATGCTGCGATCCGGATGGTGCGCGGCTCGTCATCCTCGCCCTCATTGAAGTCGAAGACCAGGTCTTCGTGGACTTCGGCAGATCCAGGACGCAGCAGGACGATTTCAAGCCTGGAATCGCTGAGCTGCTCCACCTTGCCCGCACCCCACTCCACCACTGTGACGGATTGGCCCATGCTCGCTTCCAGATCCAAGTCATCGAGTTCAGCGGCACTGTCCAACCGATAGGCATCAACATGCACCAGATCCGGGCCGTGACCCAGGGCGGGGTGGATGCGGGAAATCACGAAGGTTGGCGAGATGATTCCCTCACGTACCCCCATTCCCAGACCTAGTCCCTGGGTGAAAGTGGTCTTTCCTGCACCGAGCTCGCCGGTGAGGATCACCAGATCCCCGGCGCGCATGATCTCTCCGAGCCGGTGAGCGAAGTCGCGGGTCTCGGCAATATCGCCTACCTCAAGCTCGGCGGCAATCGATGCATCATTCACCGGACTCTCCCCAAGTGCCCTCCACCAGTCGGCGCGGAACGCGGGGTGAGATACGGGTGACGATTTCATAGTTGATGGTCCCCGCAGCATCTGCCCAATCGGTCGCGCTGGGGCCGCCCTCGCCAAAGAGGATGACCTCGGAACCCAGGATTTCGGCCACGTCTATATCCGGGCCCAGGTCCACCACGAATTGGTCCATGGCAATGGTGCCGCGCACCAGGTAGGTCTTGCCGTTGATGCTCACCGGTGCGTTGGAGGCAGAACGCGGAATGCCGTCCGCGTAGCCCATCGGGACCAGGCCCAGGTAGGTTTCCCTGTCCGTGTGGTACCGCAATCCATAGCCCACGCCCTGCCCGGCCGGCACCTTCTTCACGTTCGCGATCCGGCTGACCAACGTCATTGCCGGGCGCAGCCCGTACCGTGCCGGTTCTTCGCCGGCGAAGGGGCTTAGCCCGTACAGGCCCAGTCCAAGCCTGACCATGTCGTAATGCGCGTCGGGACGCGTCAGGATTGCCGGTGTGTTGGCAATGTGCCGCACCTCAAGGTCAAACCCGGCATCCTCGGCCAGGGCCACCGCCTGGTTGAATGCTTCCAATTGTTCGTCGGTTTCCGGGCGTTCGGGTTCGTCGGCCACCGCCAGGTGGGAGAAGACACCCACCACGCGCATCAGGCCTTCATCCTGGAAGCTGGCGGCCCGCCCCAACAGCTGCTCCCATTGGTCGGGCGTGCAGCCGTTGCGGCCAAGCCCGGTATCGATCTTTAGGTGCACGCGTGCGGGCTGCGCGGCGGCCTGTGCCGCGCGGGCCACATGCTCCAGTTCCCAGCCGGATACGGCCAAGTCGAGATTTGCCGCAATGGCCGCTTCGAACGGGGTTCCCTCGGTGTGCAGCCAAGCCATCAACTGGGAGTCCAGCCCCGCCTCGCGCAATTTCAGGGCCTCGGTGACATGGGCACAACCCAGCCATGTCGCCCCGGCCTGCACGGCCGCACGTCCCACGGCCACCGCTCCATGTCCGTAGCCGTCTGCCTTGACGACTGCCATGACCTCGGCAGGGGCCACGAGCTCGGCGACGCGCTTTACGTTTTCACGAATATTGGCCAGATCGATGATGGCCCGCCGTTCCCAGGTGGACGTCGTTGTCTCATCCTGGGTGTGGGTCGGCTTTTCGGTCTGTTCGGTTGATTGTGCACTCACCCATCCATCATCCCACTTTCCCCTTGGCGCCCGCTCAAGGCCACGCCACCCACGCCACCGCTCCT contains:
- the tsaB gene encoding tRNA (adenosine(37)-N6)-threonylcarbamoyltransferase complex dimerization subunit type 1 TsaB → MLLLAIDTSANASAALLESEGDTVEVLGSFTSNVGNDHSEVLAPAIESLLDQAGGRTPEAIAVGVGPGPFTGLRVGLATARTLGFVWGIPVHGVMSLDAIALDAVAQEPSDNFTVAIDARRKELYWARYDKTGVLLEGPHVSVAEELPASPVYGAGAGLYAERLATVGADVVPGFEHAHPGAVPLGTRALRILSAGETLLGTEPLYLRESDAKVPAVMKGKLL
- a CDS encoding class I SAM-dependent methyltransferase; amino-acid sequence: MANQSSEAAASQLAILLTPQGWDLLNSVDPSAAGTKEAALNLNLSLRKDGHPVELVTAVVQQAQLRSKARTKFGPFADRMVFTPAGLEQATRLKLAGLHAQRFTRAGIKKVADLGCGIGADSLALASAELEVTAVEMDETTAAAATLNLMPWPTATVVNADATTFDLTGFDGVWLDPARRTTDTSGTSRIFDPEAFSPPLSFVESLADRGLAVGVKMGPGLPHDAVPANCEVQWVSINGDVTEAALWFGPLARPGIRRAALIIAAHGATELTSPVDFDPDAALRGDVPVGEIDSYIYEPDGAVIRAGLIDELLKTSGGHLIDPRIAYFSTAEPVETPLAKAYKVLAVRPYHVKNLRAWVKAEKIGVLDIKKRGMDVTPEELRKILLAGTGRDAKNKATLILTRVGDQRYAIEVEPV
- the tsaD gene encoding tRNA (adenosine(37)-N6)-threonylcarbamoyltransferase complex transferase subunit TsaD, encoding MSLSAPLVIGIESSCDETGVGIVRGTDLLVNAVASSMEEHVRFGGVIPEIASRAHLDAFVPTLDSALKEAGVTLDEIDAIAVTSGPGLSGALMVGVSAAKALALATGKPLYGINHLVAHVGVGILDGGKLPENLGALLVSGGHTEILQVNSLTSDVRLLGATIDDAAGEAYDKVARLLGLGYPGGPVIERIAKEGDPKAIRFPRGLTLPKFIGTEEEPGKHRHDFSFSGLKTAVARCVEQYQKRGEEVPVADIAASFQEAVVDVITSKAVRACQEHGLTNLLLGGGVAANSRLRELLAVRCASAGIALRVPPRNLCTDNGAMVAALGAQLVADQVLPTGLGFSTDSGQPVSLISLAN
- the tsaE gene encoding tRNA (adenosine(37)-N6)-threonylcarbamoyltransferase complex ATPase subunit type 1 TsaE, giving the protein MNDASIAAELEVGDIAETRDFAHRLGEIMRAGDLVILTGELGAGKTTFTQGLGLGMGVREGIISPTFVISRIHPALGHGPDLVHVDAYRLDSAAELDDLDLEASMGQSVTVVEWGAGKVEQLSDSRLEIVLLRPGSAEVHEDLVFDFNEGEDDEPRTIRIAAYGPRWENDPGLATLLTDFDR
- a CDS encoding glutamate--cysteine ligase is translated as MQIDFASSRQSTLGVEWEVALVDRHTSDLRSVAEEVLAELNLRHGSLAIDEEHPHVKQELLLNTVEIVTGVCETVAQAKAQLHENLVAVREVTDPMDVDLYCAGSHPFAPPKLQPVTDKDRYAKMIDRTQWWGQQMVIYGVHVHVGLDSRAKALPIVDGLINYQAHFQALSASSPFWGGEDTGYASHRALMFQQLPTAGIPYHFPSWDQYESYVADMLHTGVIDDISEIRWDVRPVPRFGTVEMRISDGLSSLQDIGAIAALTQCLVDDMSTTLDNGGTIPVMPPWYRVENKWRAARYGMEAIIILNAAGDEMLVTEHLLLELVRLAPVAEKLGCSAELADVERIIKGGAGYQWQHKIASAHNGNLREVVKDNVRRMHLA
- the alr gene encoding alanine racemase, which encodes MSAQSTEQTEKPTHTQDETTTSTWERRAIIDLANIRENVKRVAELVAPAEVMAVVKADGYGHGAVAVGRAAVQAGATWLGCAHVTEALKLREAGLDSQLMAWLHTEGTPFEAAIAANLDLAVSGWELEHVARAAQAAAQPARVHLKIDTGLGRNGCTPDQWEQLLGRAASFQDEGLMRVVGVFSHLAVADEPERPETDEQLEAFNQAVALAEDAGFDLEVRHIANTPAILTRPDAHYDMVRLGLGLYGLSPFAGEEPARYGLRPAMTLVSRIANVKKVPAGQGVGYGLRYHTDRETYLGLVPMGYADGIPRSASNAPVSINGKTYLVRGTIAMDQFVVDLGPDIDVAEILGSEVILFGEGGPSATDWADAAGTINYEIVTRISPRVPRRLVEGTWGESGE
- the rimI gene encoding ribosomal protein S18-alanine N-acetyltransferase, which produces MVMADVAEVWEMEKALFPIDAWPQDMFVGELEQTATRNYWVVQDAGKIVAYCGLMCVLPLADVQTIAVAPDYEGRGIGTYLLRLMIDTAIERSATDLLLEVRADNPRARGLYERHGFDAIHRRPRYYRDGVDAVIMRKVLILAN